One part of the Paenibacillus silvisoli genome encodes these proteins:
- a CDS encoding ROK family protein has product MGESVIGVDIGGTNIRVGLLNGRLELVRKETALTGGCRSADELFGLVQRLIAAVDPEGEARKIGIALPVPWREGAERIVDSTNVPSLEGLSVRQVRGYFPQHEVVLENDVNVIALLESAHGASKGHRHSMYITVSTGIGSGLIINGAIFHGANGYAGEVGGLIVSDDTLETLCSGDALEKASRHLYGEEATAATLFERYHASDAGAVEVIALWIERFSNAIASFMQMFDPEIFVIGGSVIHHNPWLIDDVVESARNKVLEHLKEKIRAVTPAFGPDAGVIGAGYAAINHYKGA; this is encoded by the coding sequence ATGGGAGAAAGCGTAATCGGCGTCGACATTGGTGGGACGAACATTCGGGTCGGGTTGCTGAACGGCCGGCTGGAGCTGGTTCGTAAAGAAACGGCCTTGACCGGAGGCTGCCGCAGCGCGGATGAGCTGTTCGGGCTGGTCCAGCGGTTGATCGCTGCCGTCGACCCGGAAGGGGAGGCCCGCAAGATCGGCATCGCCCTGCCGGTGCCATGGCGGGAAGGGGCGGAGCGGATCGTCGATTCGACCAACGTCCCCAGCTTGGAAGGGCTGAGCGTACGGCAAGTACGGGGTTATTTTCCGCAGCATGAGGTTGTGCTGGAGAACGACGTCAATGTTATCGCGTTGCTGGAATCGGCGCACGGGGCGTCGAAAGGGCACAGGCACTCCATGTATATTACCGTCAGTACCGGCATTGGAAGCGGGTTAATTATTAACGGCGCTATTTTTCACGGGGCTAACGGTTATGCCGGGGAAGTCGGCGGCTTGATCGTATCCGACGACACGCTGGAGACGTTGTGCAGCGGTGACGCGCTGGAGAAGGCAAGCCGGCACTTATATGGAGAAGAGGCAACGGCCGCGACGCTGTTCGAACGTTACCACGCCTCGGACGCAGGAGCCGTAGAGGTTATTGCACTTTGGATAGAACGCTTTTCCAATGCCATCGCCTCGTTTATGCAAATGTTCGATCCGGAGATCTTCGTCATCGGGGGCTCCGTTATTCACCATAACCCATGGTTGATAGACGATGTGGTCGAAAGCGCGCGCAACAAAGTGCTGGAGCATCTGAAAGAGAAGATTCGCGCTGTCACGCCGGCCTTCGGACCGGACGCGGGCGTCATTGGAGCCGGCTATGCGGCAATAAACCATTATAAAGGAGCTTGA
- a CDS encoding family 4 glycosyl hydrolase yields MRKLKVSLIGAGSMAFALGALHDLVLSEKLKSRTELEIALMDIKEEHVTKTYNYAQELFGAFEHGASIWKTTDLEAALTGSDFVIVAIEVNRYHYWSQDFHIPRRYGSKQIYGENGGPGSMFHTLRNLGPMLEIARKMEEVCPDAWFLNYTNPEAKLVEAISKLTSIKVVGLCHGLDMGIDQIAEFLEMDKKEIAVEGGGLNHFGFFTRIWNKQTGEDLYPLFKEKEKKAEPLAHFDHMALSRTMYRTYGYYPYPGTNHCGEYISWAGDFYAGLALQYRYDPLSEKLWEKGSRIPEFVYSAGGYSLDRKLFPEEAAEEAGEGKAYKFNKEGVCCSGEYAIPIIEAVFFGEEIQINAANLPNKGAIKGLPDDMVVETQAIVNGDGVKLKPMSVELPTAIIGTIHIQGMIHKLLLEAYLENSKTKLLQAILLDPQAPTYYQACAMVDEMCELQKDILPKLEWIS; encoded by the coding sequence ATGAGAAAGCTGAAGGTTTCGTTGATCGGTGCGGGAAGTATGGCTTTTGCGCTGGGCGCTCTGCATGACCTTGTTTTGTCCGAGAAGCTGAAAAGCAGAACGGAGCTCGAAATCGCACTTATGGATATTAAAGAAGAGCATGTAACGAAAACGTACAACTATGCCCAAGAGCTGTTCGGGGCGTTCGAGCATGGCGCTTCGATCTGGAAAACGACGGACCTGGAAGCCGCGCTTACCGGTTCGGACTTCGTCATCGTAGCCATCGAGGTGAACCGTTACCACTACTGGTCGCAAGACTTCCATATTCCGCGCCGCTACGGCAGCAAGCAAATTTACGGGGAGAACGGCGGACCGGGCTCGATGTTCCACACGCTGAGAAATTTAGGTCCAATGCTTGAAATCGCCCGCAAAATGGAGGAAGTGTGCCCTGACGCATGGTTCCTGAACTATACGAATCCGGAAGCGAAGCTGGTCGAAGCGATATCGAAGCTGACGTCCATCAAGGTTGTTGGCCTTTGCCACGGCCTCGATATGGGCATCGACCAAATCGCCGAGTTTCTGGAGATGGACAAGAAGGAAATCGCCGTCGAAGGCGGAGGCCTCAACCACTTCGGCTTCTTTACGAGGATTTGGAACAAGCAGACGGGCGAGGATCTCTACCCGCTGTTCAAAGAGAAGGAGAAGAAGGCCGAGCCGCTGGCGCATTTCGACCATATGGCCCTGTCCCGTACCATGTACCGCACCTATGGCTACTATCCTTATCCGGGCACAAACCACTGCGGCGAATATATCTCGTGGGCCGGCGATTTCTATGCGGGCTTGGCGCTGCAGTATCGCTATGATCCGCTGAGCGAGAAGCTGTGGGAGAAGGGCTCGAGAATCCCGGAATTCGTCTACAGCGCTGGCGGATATAGCCTGGACCGCAAGCTGTTCCCTGAAGAAGCGGCAGAAGAGGCAGGGGAAGGGAAGGCATACAAGTTCAATAAAGAAGGCGTATGCTGCAGCGGGGAGTATGCCATTCCGATTATCGAAGCCGTGTTCTTTGGCGAAGAAATTCAAATCAACGCAGCCAACCTGCCTAACAAAGGCGCAATCAAAGGGCTGCCGGACGATATGGTCGTCGAAACGCAAGCGATCGTAAACGGCGATGGCGTCAAGCTGAAGCCGATGTCGGTCGAGCTGCCGACCGCGATCATCGGTACGATCCACATCCAGGGCATGATTCACAAGCTGCTGCTGGAAGCCTACCTGGAAAACTCGAAAACGAAGCTGCTGCAAGCGATTCTGCTCGATCCTCAAGCGCCGACGTACTATCAGGCTTGCGCGATGGTCGACGAAATGTGCGAGCTGCAGAAGGATATCCTGCCGAAGCTGGAATGGATCAGCTAA